One window of Athalia rosae chromosome 4, iyAthRosa1.1, whole genome shotgun sequence genomic DNA carries:
- the LOC105690039 gene encoding RISC-loading complex subunit tarbp2-like isoform X4: MEDMRHPQQVGPNIMSGIGVQTIHPNSVHRHGRTRVTMHALMSEALPLDEAARLEMKAMPAKTPVSVLQELLSRRGTTPNYELVQIEGAIHEPTFRYRVTVADVVAMGTGRSKKEAKHAAAKAVLDKLIGVNTEATDMPLPNSITDGQNLQELQGFGEDKVVGNPIGSLQEMCMSCHWPPPKYTMEGEEGLPHERQFTIVCSILKYRQVGVGKSKKLAKRQAADKMWRTLQDTPIENNQTSGIDDDEIVQRNANMSARYADLKDSKISTLTTPHSLKVSQFHKNLKSSTGVKLCQLQNTCLNDGDINLVQFLQEIASEQVFEVTYVDIEEKSISGKCQCLVQLSTLPVAVCYGCGITSKDAQASAAQNALEYLKIMTKK; this comes from the exons ATGGAAGATATGCGCCATCCACAACAAGTTGGACCAAATATCATGAGTGGGATCGGGGTTCAGACCATTCATCCAAATAGCGTGCATCGTCACGGCAGGACCCGTGTTACGATGCATGCTCTTATGTCTGAGGCATTACCATTGGATGAAGCTGCACGTTTAGAAATGAAGGCAATGCCCGCTAAAACTCCAGTATCTGTCCTGCAAGAGCTACTCTCACGCAGAGGCACCACCCCTAACTATGAATTAGTTCAAATTGAGGGTGCCATACATGAACCTACTTTTCGTTATCGGGTTACAGTCGCTGATGTCGTTG CAATGGGGACCGGCAGGTCGAAGAAAGAGGCGAAACATGCTGCAGCTAAAGCAGTCTTGGACAAACTCATTGGAGTCAACACTGAAGCCACAGACATGCCATTACCCAACAGCATCACCGA TGGTCAAAACCTTCAAGAATTACAAGGCTTTGGAGAGGACAAGGTTGTTGGAAACCCTATTGGGTCATTACAAGAAATGTGTATGTCTTGTCACTGGCCACCACCAAAATATACAATGGAGGGTGAGGAAGGATTACCTCACGAACGTCAGTTTACTATCGTTTGCTCTATTTTGAAGTATCGACAAGTTGGAGTTGGAAAAAGCAAGAAACTTGCTAAAAGACAGGCTGCTGACAAGATGTGGCGGACCCTCCAAGATACACCAATTGAGAATAATCAAACGTCAGGGATTGACGATGATGAG ATTGTACAAAGAAACGCAAATATGAGCGCTCGTTACGCCGATTTGAAAGATAGCAAAATATCTACACTGACCACACCTCACAGTCTCAAGGTTTCCCAATTTCACAAGAACCTCAAGTCTTCCACTGGTGTTAAGCTCTGTCAGTTACAG AATACTTGCTTGAACGATGGAGATATTAATCTGGTGCAGTTCTTGCAAGAAATCGCCTCAGAGCAGGTATTCGAAGTGACCTACGTTGATATTGAAGAAAAGTCCATCAGTG GAAAGTGTCAATGTTTAGTGCAGCTCTCCACATTACCAGTTGCAGTATGTTACGGTTGTGGAATTACAAGCAAAGATGCTCAAGCTAGTGCAGCTCAAAATGCCCTTGAATATCTGAAAATCATGACCAAAAAGTGA
- the LOC105690039 gene encoding RISC-loading complex subunit tarbp2-like isoform X3 — protein sequence MEDMRHPQQVGPNIMSGIGVQTIHPNSVHRHGRTRVTMHALMSEALPLDEAARLEMKAMPAKTPVSVLQELLSRRGTTPNYELVQIEGAIHEPTFRYRVTVADVVDPIVSAMGTGRSKKEAKHAAAKAVLDKLIGVNTEATDMPLPNSITDGQNLQELQGFGEDKVVGNPIGSLQEMCMSCHWPPPKYTMEGEEGLPHERQFTIVCSILKYRQVGVGKSKKLAKRQAADKMWRTLQDTPIENNQTSGIDDDEIVQRNANMSARYADLKDSKISTLTTPHSLKVSQFHKNLKSSTGVKLCQLQNTCLNDGDINLVQFLQEIASEQVFEVTYVDIEEKSISGKCQCLVQLSTLPVAVCYGCGITSKDAQASAAQNALEYLKIMTKK from the exons ATGGAAGATATGCGCCATCCACAACAAGTTGGACCAAATATCATGAGTGGGATCGGGGTTCAGACCATTCATCCAAATAGCGTGCATCGTCACGGCAGGACCCGTGTTACGATGCATGCTCTTATGTCTGAGGCATTACCATTGGATGAAGCTGCACGTTTAGAAATGAAGGCAATGCCCGCTAAAACTCCAGTATCTGTCCTGCAAGAGCTACTCTCACGCAGAGGCACCACCCCTAACTATGAATTAGTTCAAATTGAGGGTGCCATACATGAACCTACTTTTCGTTATCGGGTTACAGTCGCTGATGTCGTTG ATCCAATCGTTTCAGCAATGGGGACCGGCAGGTCGAAGAAAGAGGCGAAACATGCTGCAGCTAAAGCAGTCTTGGACAAACTCATTGGAGTCAACACTGAAGCCACAGACATGCCATTACCCAACAGCATCACCGA TGGTCAAAACCTTCAAGAATTACAAGGCTTTGGAGAGGACAAGGTTGTTGGAAACCCTATTGGGTCATTACAAGAAATGTGTATGTCTTGTCACTGGCCACCACCAAAATATACAATGGAGGGTGAGGAAGGATTACCTCACGAACGTCAGTTTACTATCGTTTGCTCTATTTTGAAGTATCGACAAGTTGGAGTTGGAAAAAGCAAGAAACTTGCTAAAAGACAGGCTGCTGACAAGATGTGGCGGACCCTCCAAGATACACCAATTGAGAATAATCAAACGTCAGGGATTGACGATGATGAG ATTGTACAAAGAAACGCAAATATGAGCGCTCGTTACGCCGATTTGAAAGATAGCAAAATATCTACACTGACCACACCTCACAGTCTCAAGGTTTCCCAATTTCACAAGAACCTCAAGTCTTCCACTGGTGTTAAGCTCTGTCAGTTACAG AATACTTGCTTGAACGATGGAGATATTAATCTGGTGCAGTTCTTGCAAGAAATCGCCTCAGAGCAGGTATTCGAAGTGACCTACGTTGATATTGAAGAAAAGTCCATCAGTG GAAAGTGTCAATGTTTAGTGCAGCTCTCCACATTACCAGTTGCAGTATGTTACGGTTGTGGAATTACAAGCAAAGATGCTCAAGCTAGTGCAGCTCAAAATGCCCTTGAATATCTGAAAATCATGACCAAAAAGTGA
- the LOC105690039 gene encoding RISC-loading complex subunit tarbp2-like isoform X7 has translation MEDMRHPQQVGPNIMSGIGVQTIHPNSVHRHGRTRVTMHALMSEALPLDEAARLEMKAMPAKTPVSVLQELLSRRGTTPNYELVQIEGAIHEPTFRYRVTVADVVAMGTGRSKKEAKHAAAKAVLDKLIGVNTEATDMPLPNSITDGQNLQELQGFGEDKVVGNPIGSLQEMCMSCHWPPPKYTMEGEEGLPHERQFTIVCSILKYRQVGVGKSKKLAKRQAADKMWRTLQDTPIENNQTSGIDDDENTCLNDGDINLVQFLQEIASEQVFEVTYVDIEEKSISGKCQCLVQLSTLPVAVCYGCGITSKDAQASAAQNALEYLKIMTKK, from the exons ATGGAAGATATGCGCCATCCACAACAAGTTGGACCAAATATCATGAGTGGGATCGGGGTTCAGACCATTCATCCAAATAGCGTGCATCGTCACGGCAGGACCCGTGTTACGATGCATGCTCTTATGTCTGAGGCATTACCATTGGATGAAGCTGCACGTTTAGAAATGAAGGCAATGCCCGCTAAAACTCCAGTATCTGTCCTGCAAGAGCTACTCTCACGCAGAGGCACCACCCCTAACTATGAATTAGTTCAAATTGAGGGTGCCATACATGAACCTACTTTTCGTTATCGGGTTACAGTCGCTGATGTCGTTG CAATGGGGACCGGCAGGTCGAAGAAAGAGGCGAAACATGCTGCAGCTAAAGCAGTCTTGGACAAACTCATTGGAGTCAACACTGAAGCCACAGACATGCCATTACCCAACAGCATCACCGA TGGTCAAAACCTTCAAGAATTACAAGGCTTTGGAGAGGACAAGGTTGTTGGAAACCCTATTGGGTCATTACAAGAAATGTGTATGTCTTGTCACTGGCCACCACCAAAATATACAATGGAGGGTGAGGAAGGATTACCTCACGAACGTCAGTTTACTATCGTTTGCTCTATTTTGAAGTATCGACAAGTTGGAGTTGGAAAAAGCAAGAAACTTGCTAAAAGACAGGCTGCTGACAAGATGTGGCGGACCCTCCAAGATACACCAATTGAGAATAATCAAACGTCAGGGATTGACGATGATGAG AATACTTGCTTGAACGATGGAGATATTAATCTGGTGCAGTTCTTGCAAGAAATCGCCTCAGAGCAGGTATTCGAAGTGACCTACGTTGATATTGAAGAAAAGTCCATCAGTG GAAAGTGTCAATGTTTAGTGCAGCTCTCCACATTACCAGTTGCAGTATGTTACGGTTGTGGAATTACAAGCAAAGATGCTCAAGCTAGTGCAGCTCAAAATGCCCTTGAATATCTGAAAATCATGACCAAAAAGTGA
- the LOC105690039 gene encoding RISC-loading complex subunit tarbp2-like isoform X6 produces MEDMRHPQQVGPNIMSGIGVQTIHPNSVHRHGRTRVTMHALMSEALPLDEAARLEMKAMPAKTPVSVLQELLSRRGTTPNYELVQIEGAIHEPTFRYRVTVADVVDPIVSAMGTGRSKKEAKHAAAKAVLDKLIGVNTEATDMPLPNSITDGQNLQELQGFGEDKVVGNPIGSLQEMCMSCHWPPPKYTMEGEEGLPHERQFTIVCSILKYRQVGVGKSKKLAKRQAADKMWRTLQDTPIENNQTSGIDDDENTCLNDGDINLVQFLQEIASEQVFEVTYVDIEEKSISGKCQCLVQLSTLPVAVCYGCGITSKDAQASAAQNALEYLKIMTKK; encoded by the exons ATGGAAGATATGCGCCATCCACAACAAGTTGGACCAAATATCATGAGTGGGATCGGGGTTCAGACCATTCATCCAAATAGCGTGCATCGTCACGGCAGGACCCGTGTTACGATGCATGCTCTTATGTCTGAGGCATTACCATTGGATGAAGCTGCACGTTTAGAAATGAAGGCAATGCCCGCTAAAACTCCAGTATCTGTCCTGCAAGAGCTACTCTCACGCAGAGGCACCACCCCTAACTATGAATTAGTTCAAATTGAGGGTGCCATACATGAACCTACTTTTCGTTATCGGGTTACAGTCGCTGATGTCGTTG ATCCAATCGTTTCAGCAATGGGGACCGGCAGGTCGAAGAAAGAGGCGAAACATGCTGCAGCTAAAGCAGTCTTGGACAAACTCATTGGAGTCAACACTGAAGCCACAGACATGCCATTACCCAACAGCATCACCGA TGGTCAAAACCTTCAAGAATTACAAGGCTTTGGAGAGGACAAGGTTGTTGGAAACCCTATTGGGTCATTACAAGAAATGTGTATGTCTTGTCACTGGCCACCACCAAAATATACAATGGAGGGTGAGGAAGGATTACCTCACGAACGTCAGTTTACTATCGTTTGCTCTATTTTGAAGTATCGACAAGTTGGAGTTGGAAAAAGCAAGAAACTTGCTAAAAGACAGGCTGCTGACAAGATGTGGCGGACCCTCCAAGATACACCAATTGAGAATAATCAAACGTCAGGGATTGACGATGATGAG AATACTTGCTTGAACGATGGAGATATTAATCTGGTGCAGTTCTTGCAAGAAATCGCCTCAGAGCAGGTATTCGAAGTGACCTACGTTGATATTGAAGAAAAGTCCATCAGTG GAAAGTGTCAATGTTTAGTGCAGCTCTCCACATTACCAGTTGCAGTATGTTACGGTTGTGGAATTACAAGCAAAGATGCTCAAGCTAGTGCAGCTCAAAATGCCCTTGAATATCTGAAAATCATGACCAAAAAGTGA
- the LOC105690039 gene encoding RISC-loading complex subunit tarbp2-like isoform X1, with the protein MEDMRHPQQVGPNIMSGIGVQTIHPNSVHRHGRTRVTMHALMSEALPLDEAARLEMKAMPAKTPVSVLQELLSRRGTTPNYELVQIEGAIHEPTFRYRVTVADVVDPIVSAMGTGRSKKEAKHAAAKAVLDKLIGVNTEATDMPLPNSITDGQNLQELQGFGEDKVVGNPIGSLQEMCMSCHWPPPKYTMEGEEGLPHERQFTIVCSILKYRQVGVGKSKKLAKRQAADKMWRTLQDTPIENNQTSGIDDDEIVQRNANMSARYADLKDSKISTLTTPHSLKVSQFHKNLKSSTGVKLCQLQNTCLNDGDINLVQFLQEIASEQVFEVTYVDIEEKSISGEFIFNPIYVTYIITARVFLISSNYRIENNVLFSSGYIFFNLFPKCYCYQVWLLYLLFETRV; encoded by the exons ATGGAAGATATGCGCCATCCACAACAAGTTGGACCAAATATCATGAGTGGGATCGGGGTTCAGACCATTCATCCAAATAGCGTGCATCGTCACGGCAGGACCCGTGTTACGATGCATGCTCTTATGTCTGAGGCATTACCATTGGATGAAGCTGCACGTTTAGAAATGAAGGCAATGCCCGCTAAAACTCCAGTATCTGTCCTGCAAGAGCTACTCTCACGCAGAGGCACCACCCCTAACTATGAATTAGTTCAAATTGAGGGTGCCATACATGAACCTACTTTTCGTTATCGGGTTACAGTCGCTGATGTCGTTG ATCCAATCGTTTCAGCAATGGGGACCGGCAGGTCGAAGAAAGAGGCGAAACATGCTGCAGCTAAAGCAGTCTTGGACAAACTCATTGGAGTCAACACTGAAGCCACAGACATGCCATTACCCAACAGCATCACCGA TGGTCAAAACCTTCAAGAATTACAAGGCTTTGGAGAGGACAAGGTTGTTGGAAACCCTATTGGGTCATTACAAGAAATGTGTATGTCTTGTCACTGGCCACCACCAAAATATACAATGGAGGGTGAGGAAGGATTACCTCACGAACGTCAGTTTACTATCGTTTGCTCTATTTTGAAGTATCGACAAGTTGGAGTTGGAAAAAGCAAGAAACTTGCTAAAAGACAGGCTGCTGACAAGATGTGGCGGACCCTCCAAGATACACCAATTGAGAATAATCAAACGTCAGGGATTGACGATGATGAG ATTGTACAAAGAAACGCAAATATGAGCGCTCGTTACGCCGATTTGAAAGATAGCAAAATATCTACACTGACCACACCTCACAGTCTCAAGGTTTCCCAATTTCACAAGAACCTCAAGTCTTCCACTGGTGTTAAGCTCTGTCAGTTACAG AATACTTGCTTGAACGATGGAGATATTAATCTGGTGCAGTTCTTGCAAGAAATCGCCTCAGAGCAGGTATTCGAAGTGACCTACGTTGATATTGAAGAAAAGTCCATCAGTGGTGAGtttattttcaatccaatatacgtaacgtacataATTACAGCTCGCGTATTTCTAATATCCAGTAATTATCGAATCGAGAATAACGTCTTGTTCAGTAGTGGGTATATCTTTTTTAATCTGTTCCCCAAATGCTACTGCTACCAAGTATGGCTTCTGTACTTGCTTTTCGAAACAAGAGTGTAG
- the LOC105690039 gene encoding RISC-loading complex subunit tarbp2-like isoform X2 gives MEDMRHPQQVGPNIMSGIGVQTIHPNSVHRHGRTRVTMHALMSEALPLDEAARLEMKAMPAKTPVSVLQELLSRRGTTPNYELVQIEGAIHEPTFRYRVTVADVVAMGTGRSKKEAKHAAAKAVLDKLIGVNTEATDMPLPNSITDGQNLQELQGFGEDKVVGNPIGSLQEMCMSCHWPPPKYTMEGEEGLPHERQFTIVCSILKYRQVGVGKSKKLAKRQAADKMWRTLQDTPIENNQTSGIDDDEIVQRNANMSARYADLKDSKISTLTTPHSLKVSQFHKNLKSSTGVKLCQLQNTCLNDGDINLVQFLQEIASEQVFEVTYVDIEEKSISGEFIFNPIYVTYIITARVFLISSNYRIENNVLFSSGYIFFNLFPKCYCYQVWLLYLLFETRV, from the exons ATGGAAGATATGCGCCATCCACAACAAGTTGGACCAAATATCATGAGTGGGATCGGGGTTCAGACCATTCATCCAAATAGCGTGCATCGTCACGGCAGGACCCGTGTTACGATGCATGCTCTTATGTCTGAGGCATTACCATTGGATGAAGCTGCACGTTTAGAAATGAAGGCAATGCCCGCTAAAACTCCAGTATCTGTCCTGCAAGAGCTACTCTCACGCAGAGGCACCACCCCTAACTATGAATTAGTTCAAATTGAGGGTGCCATACATGAACCTACTTTTCGTTATCGGGTTACAGTCGCTGATGTCGTTG CAATGGGGACCGGCAGGTCGAAGAAAGAGGCGAAACATGCTGCAGCTAAAGCAGTCTTGGACAAACTCATTGGAGTCAACACTGAAGCCACAGACATGCCATTACCCAACAGCATCACCGA TGGTCAAAACCTTCAAGAATTACAAGGCTTTGGAGAGGACAAGGTTGTTGGAAACCCTATTGGGTCATTACAAGAAATGTGTATGTCTTGTCACTGGCCACCACCAAAATATACAATGGAGGGTGAGGAAGGATTACCTCACGAACGTCAGTTTACTATCGTTTGCTCTATTTTGAAGTATCGACAAGTTGGAGTTGGAAAAAGCAAGAAACTTGCTAAAAGACAGGCTGCTGACAAGATGTGGCGGACCCTCCAAGATACACCAATTGAGAATAATCAAACGTCAGGGATTGACGATGATGAG ATTGTACAAAGAAACGCAAATATGAGCGCTCGTTACGCCGATTTGAAAGATAGCAAAATATCTACACTGACCACACCTCACAGTCTCAAGGTTTCCCAATTTCACAAGAACCTCAAGTCTTCCACTGGTGTTAAGCTCTGTCAGTTACAG AATACTTGCTTGAACGATGGAGATATTAATCTGGTGCAGTTCTTGCAAGAAATCGCCTCAGAGCAGGTATTCGAAGTGACCTACGTTGATATTGAAGAAAAGTCCATCAGTGGTGAGtttattttcaatccaatatacgtaacgtacataATTACAGCTCGCGTATTTCTAATATCCAGTAATTATCGAATCGAGAATAACGTCTTGTTCAGTAGTGGGTATATCTTTTTTAATCTGTTCCCCAAATGCTACTGCTACCAAGTATGGCTTCTGTACTTGCTTTTCGAAACAAGAGTGTAG
- the LOC105690039 gene encoding RISC-loading complex subunit tarbp2-like isoform X5 codes for MEDMRHPQQVGPNIMSGIGVQTIHPNSVHRHGRTRVTMHALMSEALPLDEAARLEMKAMPAKTPVSVLQELLSRRGTTPNYELVQIEGAIHEPTFRYRVTVADVVDPIVSAMGTGRSKKEAKHAAAKAVLDKLIGVNTEATDMPLPNSITDGQNLQELQGFGEDKVVGNPIGSLQEMCMSCHWPPPKYTMEGEEGLPHERQFTIVCSILKYRQVGVGKSKKLAKRQAADKMWRTLQDTPIENNQTSGIDDDENTCLNDGDINLVQFLQEIASEQVFEVTYVDIEEKSISGEFIFNPIYVTYIITARVFLISSNYRIENNVLFSSGYIFFNLFPKCYCYQVWLLYLLFETRV; via the exons ATGGAAGATATGCGCCATCCACAACAAGTTGGACCAAATATCATGAGTGGGATCGGGGTTCAGACCATTCATCCAAATAGCGTGCATCGTCACGGCAGGACCCGTGTTACGATGCATGCTCTTATGTCTGAGGCATTACCATTGGATGAAGCTGCACGTTTAGAAATGAAGGCAATGCCCGCTAAAACTCCAGTATCTGTCCTGCAAGAGCTACTCTCACGCAGAGGCACCACCCCTAACTATGAATTAGTTCAAATTGAGGGTGCCATACATGAACCTACTTTTCGTTATCGGGTTACAGTCGCTGATGTCGTTG ATCCAATCGTTTCAGCAATGGGGACCGGCAGGTCGAAGAAAGAGGCGAAACATGCTGCAGCTAAAGCAGTCTTGGACAAACTCATTGGAGTCAACACTGAAGCCACAGACATGCCATTACCCAACAGCATCACCGA TGGTCAAAACCTTCAAGAATTACAAGGCTTTGGAGAGGACAAGGTTGTTGGAAACCCTATTGGGTCATTACAAGAAATGTGTATGTCTTGTCACTGGCCACCACCAAAATATACAATGGAGGGTGAGGAAGGATTACCTCACGAACGTCAGTTTACTATCGTTTGCTCTATTTTGAAGTATCGACAAGTTGGAGTTGGAAAAAGCAAGAAACTTGCTAAAAGACAGGCTGCTGACAAGATGTGGCGGACCCTCCAAGATACACCAATTGAGAATAATCAAACGTCAGGGATTGACGATGATGAG AATACTTGCTTGAACGATGGAGATATTAATCTGGTGCAGTTCTTGCAAGAAATCGCCTCAGAGCAGGTATTCGAAGTGACCTACGTTGATATTGAAGAAAAGTCCATCAGTGGTGAGtttattttcaatccaatatacgtaacgtacataATTACAGCTCGCGTATTTCTAATATCCAGTAATTATCGAATCGAGAATAACGTCTTGTTCAGTAGTGGGTATATCTTTTTTAATCTGTTCCCCAAATGCTACTGCTACCAAGTATGGCTTCTGTACTTGCTTTTCGAAACAAGAGTGTAG